The Calothrix sp. PCC 7507 DNA segment TAATTTGCCATGCGGGAAGATCCAAAAGCTGGGCGATTGTTTCTGCTAGGGCGACTACTTCGGCTGCAGCCATTGGGTTGTTGATGTCAGCAATATCCATGAGTTGCGCCATTCGCAAAAATGCTTGGATTTCGTTGGAAAGCAAGTTGCGATCTAGGACTTGTTGGCGCAGTACTGTGGGGATGGCTAAATTTTCTTGTCCTCTCTGGAGGTAATCTACTACGCGGGAGACAACTGTACTGAATTCTTTTGGTGTCGCCAGATGAGGCGTAATTGAGTTTTTATGAGTGATGAGTCTGTCTGCTAGTTCTGGATGATATTTTTGAATATGGGCGATCGCTATTTCTGCAGTCTCTCTCACCAACTCTGGCTCAAATGTCCACAAGCCATAGAATTTCCGCTCTACATCCGATGCAGGTAGCCCAGCGCTGCCATAATCAGCCTCTGATAATTCTTGACAAATTACCATAGCTGTGTATTTAGGCGACAGAATAATCAAATGCCATTCCTGCGCTACCGGATCAGCAGGATCTAATGCCACTAAGTCTATGTTGGGTAGTTGACTTGTGGGATGTTCTGCAAAACCAGCATCAGCAGCAGCCATGATCGTAATTTCACGGCTGTGCTTGGCAATATCTGCGTATCTTTCTGCTTCTTGTAAATACCATTTACCCTGTTGGAAGGCGGCGATCACTAAAGGTGTCGCATCCTCGGATAAAATTTGGTCTTCTAGGGCATGG contains these protein-coding regions:
- a CDS encoding DICT sensory domain-containing protein; the protein is MLEGSILQQLEAAHRHSTRPIRFGVYYKNTLVALCHALEDQILSEDATPLVIAAFQQGKWYLQEAERYADIAKHSREITIMAAADAGFAEHPTSQLPNIDLVALDPADPVAQEWHLIILSPKYTAMVICQELSEADYGSAGLPASDVERKFYGLWTFEPELVRETAEIAIAHIQKYHPELADRLITHKNSITPHLATPKEFSTVVSRVVDYLQRGQENLAIPTVLRQQVLDRNLLSNEIQAFLRMAQLMDIADINNPMAAAEVVALAETIAQLLDLPAWQIKRLRLAGLLHRIDPLQKAESLLTPGTSIRYQEDAPSSPLSCPLVPGAQVLRTMPRLRAVAQIITHQTEWWDGTGEPAGLAEDEIPLESRILALVADFQWRVNQKKSSSLSREQIFTQALDECRQQSTRFDPKLIDTLTLLVMGLQQGLDLPLIETKISAGVWLIDSQWDSHSKNNEQISRYPT